From Pelosinus fermentans DSM 17108, the proteins below share one genomic window:
- the ftsZ gene encoding cell division protein FtsZ, with product MLELDMDLDQFAAIKVIGVGGGGNNAVNRMIAAGLHGVEFITVNTDAQALMHSQAAYRIQIGEKLTKGLGAGANPDIGEKAAQESREEIIKALRGADMVFVTAGMGGGTGTGAAPVVAECAKEVGALTVGVVTKPFSFEGRRRQAQAESGTAKLKEKVDTLITIPNDRLLQVADKRTSMIDAFRIADDVLRQGVQGISDLIAVPGLINLDFADVKTIMTDTGSALMGIGYGSGDNRAVAAAEAAIKSPLLETSIEGARGVLLNITGGPSLGLLEVNEAAAIISDAVDPEANIIFGAVIDENFQDEVRVTVIATGFDGKPLSVVKGKLESTTIEPFKVRDLDIPTWMRR from the coding sequence ATGCTTGAATTAGATATGGATTTAGATCAATTTGCTGCAATTAAAGTAATTGGTGTTGGCGGTGGTGGAAATAATGCTGTAAATCGGATGATTGCTGCTGGTCTACATGGCGTAGAATTTATAACAGTAAATACAGATGCACAAGCATTAATGCATTCTCAGGCAGCTTATCGAATACAAATTGGCGAAAAACTTACCAAAGGACTTGGAGCAGGTGCCAATCCGGACATTGGTGAAAAAGCTGCTCAAGAAAGTCGTGAAGAAATTATAAAGGCATTGCGTGGTGCTGATATGGTTTTTGTAACTGCAGGAATGGGAGGCGGTACGGGTACTGGTGCAGCTCCTGTTGTTGCTGAGTGTGCTAAAGAGGTAGGGGCATTAACGGTTGGTGTTGTCACGAAACCCTTTTCTTTTGAAGGTCGGAGACGTCAGGCGCAAGCTGAAAGTGGAACCGCAAAGTTGAAAGAAAAAGTAGATACTCTGATTACCATACCGAATGATCGCTTATTGCAAGTCGCTGATAAGCGTACTTCTATGATCGATGCTTTTCGCATTGCTGATGATGTATTACGACAAGGGGTACAAGGGATTTCGGATCTAATTGCTGTACCAGGGCTTATTAATTTGGATTTTGCAGATGTGAAGACCATTATGACTGATACGGGTTCAGCCCTAATGGGGATTGGATATGGTTCAGGCGATAATCGAGCAGTAGCTGCAGCTGAAGCGGCAATAAAGAGTCCTTTGCTAGAAACTTCGATTGAAGGCGCCAGGGGAGTTCTTTTGAATATTACAGGAGGGCCGAGTTTAGGTTTACTAGAGGTAAATGAGGCTGCTGCGATTATTTCTGATGCAGTTGATCCTGAAGCAAATATTATTTTTGGCGCAGTCATTGATGAAAATTTTCAGGATGAAGTTCGTGTAACTGTAATTGCTACAGGGTTTGACGGTAAGCCTCTTAGTGTAGTAAAAGGAAAATTGGAGAGTACAACGATAGAACCTTTTAAAGTACGTGATTTAGATATACCAACATGGATGAGACGTTAA
- the spoIIGA gene encoding sigma-E processing peptidase SpoIIGA produces the protein MYIYADVLFIINIMMNSMILMLTAWTVGATYKFWRIVLAAAVGGCYVLIGMLPSMEFCHTAIAKLVMSCLLIYIAFGYTSKRRSFLLLASFYVVSFILGGSIVGWVYFWQVNHYSHTLIRILTTLSWENVLWGSCLGSILIVTIIRRMLSSTTRQQSLYQVKIEYNGQVVELTAMLDTGNSLYTTIGHKPVVLVSQYVIASILSEDVVTFLQENVPEMWLVNLSQCTDEKWLSRTQIIPYHGIGSRSMLLAFRADALLVSLSGTAEIRIQNVVIGIYSGALSEDGTYAGLLHPQIINELYKKEGASICA, from the coding sequence ATGTATATCTATGCTGATGTGCTTTTTATTATTAATATAATGATGAATAGTATGATTCTAATGTTAACGGCTTGGACGGTAGGGGCTACATATAAATTTTGGCGGATAGTATTAGCAGCTGCAGTAGGGGGTTGCTACGTCTTAATCGGTATGCTGCCTAGTATGGAGTTCTGTCATACCGCTATCGCTAAATTAGTAATGTCATGCCTGCTGATTTATATAGCGTTTGGCTATACATCTAAACGCAGATCATTTTTATTGTTAGCATCTTTTTATGTTGTATCCTTTATTTTAGGTGGTTCTATTGTTGGATGGGTTTATTTCTGGCAAGTGAATCATTATTCTCATACGCTGATCAGAATTCTTACAACTTTATCCTGGGAAAATGTATTATGGGGAAGTTGTTTAGGATCTATTTTGATTGTTACTATCATACGGCGTATGTTATCGAGTACAACTCGGCAGCAAAGTCTATATCAAGTGAAAATTGAATATAATGGGCAGGTGGTTGAGTTAACAGCCATGCTTGATACAGGTAACAGTTTATATACTACAATAGGCCATAAACCAGTGGTTTTAGTTAGTCAATATGTTATAGCGTCAATTTTAAGTGAGGATGTGGTAACTTTTTTACAAGAAAATGTACCAGAAATGTGGTTGGTGAACTTATCCCAGTGTACTGATGAAAAATGGCTATCACGTACACAAATAATTCCTTACCATGGCATTGGAAGCCGCAGTATGTTGCTCGCTTTTAGAGCTGATGCCTTACTTGTATCGCTATCAGGTACAGCAGAAATAAGGATTCAGAATGTGGTAATTGGAATTTATAGTGGTGCTCTATCAGAGGATGGAACATATGCTGGCTTATTACATCCTCAGATAATCAATGAGTTATACAAAAAAGAGGGGGCAAGTATATGCGCATAA
- the sigE gene encoding RNA polymerase sporulation sigma factor SigE, which translates to MRITWSIIKIVIKLKTICLLQRLGILAADEVFYVGSTEVLPPPLSNDEEVFLLTRLQKGDLGVKSIFIERNLRLVVYIARKFENTGVGIEDLVSIGTIGLIKAVNTFDPVKRIKLATYASRCIENEILMYLRRNSKTRAEVSFDEPLNIDWDGNELLLSDVLGTENDIIYKSVEEEVDKTLLHTAMNKLCGRERRIMELRFGLHDDGAERTQKEVADMLGISQSYISRLEKRIIKRLRKEIMRME; encoded by the coding sequence ATGCGCATAACATGGTCTATCATTAAAATAGTGATCAAACTAAAGACGATCTGTTTGTTGCAAAGATTGGGAATATTAGCGGCTGATGAGGTTTTTTATGTCGGTAGTACAGAAGTATTGCCTCCCCCTTTAAGTAATGACGAAGAAGTATTTTTATTAACTCGCTTGCAAAAAGGCGACTTAGGGGTTAAAAGTATTTTTATTGAAAGAAATTTACGTCTAGTCGTGTACATTGCCCGCAAGTTTGAAAATACAGGGGTGGGAATAGAAGATCTTGTTAGTATAGGGACAATTGGTTTGATTAAGGCTGTAAATACTTTTGATCCTGTAAAACGCATAAAGTTAGCGACATATGCATCGAGATGCATTGAAAATGAGATTTTGATGTATCTTAGGCGTAATAGCAAAACCAGAGCGGAAGTATCTTTTGATGAACCTTTGAACATCGACTGGGATGGTAATGAGTTACTCTTATCGGATGTGTTAGGTACAGAAAACGATATTATTTATAAATCTGTTGAAGAAGAAGTGGATAAGACTTTGCTGCATACCGCTATGAATAAACTATGCGGACGAGAAAGGCGTATTATGGAGCTGCGATTTGGCTTGCATGATGACGGAGCAGAGCGTACCCAAAAAGAAGTTGCAGATATGTTGGGAATATCTCAGTCTTATATATCTAGACTCGAAAAGAGAATTATCAAGCGCTTGCGTAAAGAAATTATGCGTATGGAATAA
- the sigG gene encoding RNA polymerase sporulation sigma factor SigG, protein MIINKVEICGVNTAKLPVLSATKMRELFVVLQNGELSVREQLIYGNLRLVLSVIQRFNNRGEYVDDLFQVGCIGLMKAIDNFDLSQNVKFSTYAVPMIIGEIRRYLRDNNPIRVSRSMRDIAYKALQVRDSLVNRHSREPSIKEIADELKIQREEIIFALDAIQEPISLFEPIYHDGGDPIFVMDQISDDKQLDFNWLEGVAIKEAMHRLSDREKHILNLRFFEGKTQMEVADEIGISQAQVSRLEKAALSHMRKYI, encoded by the coding sequence ATGATTATTAATAAAGTAGAAATTTGCGGCGTAAATACAGCGAAACTCCCGGTGCTTTCCGCCACTAAGATGCGTGAACTATTTGTGGTGCTTCAAAATGGAGAATTGTCTGTAAGAGAACAATTAATATATGGTAATCTACGATTGGTACTGAGTGTTATTCAACGATTTAATAACCGAGGCGAATATGTAGATGATTTATTCCAGGTCGGTTGTATTGGTTTGATGAAAGCCATTGATAATTTTGACCTGTCGCAAAATGTGAAATTTTCCACCTATGCCGTGCCTATGATTATTGGTGAGATACGTCGGTATTTACGAGATAATAATCCAATTCGTGTTAGTCGCTCAATGCGAGACATTGCTTATAAGGCTCTGCAGGTAAGGGATTCTTTGGTCAACAGACATTCACGTGAGCCGTCCATCAAAGAAATTGCTGATGAGCTTAAAATTCAACGAGAAGAAATCATTTTTGCCCTCGATGCAATTCAAGAACCAATATCTTTATTTGAACCAATTTATCATGATGGTGGAGATCCTATTTTTGTAATGGATCAGATTAGTGATGATAAACAGCTAGATTTTAATTGGCTAGAAGGGGTGGCAATCAAAGAAGCAATGCATAGATTAAGCGATAGGGAAAAACATATACTTAATTTGCGCTTCTTTGAAGGAAAAACACAAATGGAAGTGGCTGATGAGATCGGAATTTCTCAGGCGCAAGTTTCACGATTAGAAAAAGCGGCTCTTAGCCATATGCGCAAATATATATAA
- the spoIIR gene encoding stage II sporulation protein R, with the protein MKYNTVWGRGLLIVLFIVAGWGFLLYYGQDNLPVSLGKENLIRLHVLANSDSASDQQLKLKVRDAVIAYLAPHLETVIDKEMARQVVLEHQGELTAVAEKVVAMNGSHESVAIELGMFDFPIKSYGNLVLPAGKYEAVRVLIGKAQGKNWWCVLFPPLCFIDITNATALPPKEVISGTEQKDEKVEFRWKLAELWKEGLK; encoded by the coding sequence GTGAAGTATAATACAGTATGGGGAAGAGGTTTGCTAATCGTTCTTTTCATTGTGGCTGGATGGGGTTTTTTGCTTTACTATGGACAAGACAATTTACCCGTATCGCTCGGTAAGGAAAATCTCATACGTTTACATGTACTCGCGAATAGTGATAGTGCATCTGATCAACAGCTAAAGTTAAAAGTGCGTGATGCCGTTATTGCTTATTTAGCACCGCATTTAGAAACTGTTATTGATAAAGAAATGGCAAGGCAGGTTGTATTGGAACATCAGGGCGAGCTTACTGCAGTGGCGGAAAAGGTCGTGGCAATGAATGGATCCCATGAGTCAGTAGCGATAGAGTTAGGCATGTTTGATTTTCCTATAAAATCATATGGTAATTTGGTATTGCCGGCTGGAAAATATGAGGCAGTGCGTGTACTTATAGGGAAGGCGCAAGGGAAAAATTGGTGGTGCGTATTATTTCCTCCTCTTTGTTTTATTGATATTACTAACGCGACTGCATTGCCGCCAAAGGAAGTTATTAGTGGTACAGAACAGAAAGACGAAAAAGTTGAATTTCGCTGGAAATTAGCTGAACTTTGGAAAGAGGGGCTAAAGTGA
- a CDS encoding recombinase family protein yields MEDIMNALYVRVSTDDQARKGYSLNDQIAACRNHLLAIDHTRIKEYIDDGYSGEYLERPGLDKLRNDLQNGIIKIVAIYDPDRLSRNLTNQLIIADEIEKTGARITFVTGDYDSSPEGRLFFSMKGAISAYEKSKIRERTSRGRRAKANQGKIVSNARPFGYDWDKKNSMYVINEEASKTIQFIYHLCIHQGYGSRRITLELARLGIVGTNNRPLSICTVSRILTKEMYHGQHYLFKQKTCKTGQNSREIKDNPPEAWIPVTIPAIVTREMWESAQLQIQRNKKLATRNNKHNYLLRGLLHCALCGRSMTAYARPAKRKNGSDKIYYYYSCISKESNTYAVNGTSCQCRRIPVEDLEQAVWQCLVTLATAKDHLQESILTNTNFNYSEQITNLHALQVELKKKKINTLRWYQENLIDSETVERELQTLNKELTTIHHDISELRTLQEKINQLVTSPADLITAKTFTEKRNVLLKLSYRIFAVRLNDSFEFYLEK; encoded by the coding sequence ATGGAGGATATTATGAATGCGCTATATGTGAGAGTGTCAACAGATGACCAAGCCCGCAAAGGTTATTCTTTAAACGACCAAATCGCTGCCTGTCGCAATCATTTATTAGCGATAGATCACACCAGAATAAAAGAATATATTGACGATGGCTATAGCGGAGAATATTTAGAGCGACCCGGCCTTGATAAACTACGAAATGATTTACAAAACGGGATCATAAAAATCGTAGCTATTTATGATCCTGACCGTCTTTCCCGTAATCTTACCAATCAATTGATTATTGCTGATGAAATAGAAAAAACAGGTGCCAGAATTACTTTTGTTACCGGCGATTATGATTCCTCACCAGAAGGCCGCTTATTCTTCAGTATGAAAGGCGCTATTTCTGCTTATGAAAAATCAAAAATTCGTGAAAGAACTTCCCGCGGCCGCCGAGCGAAAGCAAATCAAGGAAAAATCGTCTCCAATGCCCGCCCCTTTGGCTATGACTGGGACAAAAAAAATAGCATGTATGTCATCAACGAAGAGGCAAGTAAAACCATTCAATTCATTTATCATTTATGCATTCATCAAGGCTATGGATCAAGGCGGATTACTTTAGAGTTAGCACGTCTTGGTATTGTCGGCACAAATAATCGCCCGCTCTCGATCTGCACTGTCTCACGCATTCTTACTAAAGAAATGTATCATGGACAGCATTATCTTTTTAAGCAAAAAACTTGTAAAACAGGTCAGAATAGCCGCGAAATCAAAGATAATCCTCCTGAAGCTTGGATTCCTGTTACAATACCTGCAATAGTCACTCGTGAAATGTGGGAATCTGCCCAATTGCAGATCCAACGAAATAAGAAATTGGCAACACGTAATAATAAACATAATTATCTTTTACGAGGATTGCTGCACTGTGCTCTCTGCGGACGTTCCATGACAGCCTATGCTCGTCCTGCTAAGCGAAAAAATGGTAGTGATAAAATCTACTATTATTATTCCTGTATTTCCAAAGAATCAAATACCTATGCAGTCAATGGCACCTCTTGCCAGTGTCGCCGAATACCCGTGGAAGATTTAGAACAAGCTGTCTGGCAATGCCTCGTTACCCTAGCAACTGCTAAAGATCATTTACAAGAATCCATACTTACCAACACCAATTTTAACTATTCAGAACAAATAACAAATTTACATGCTCTCCAAGTTGAACTAAAGAAGAAAAAAATAAATACCCTGCGTTGGTATCAGGAGAATTTGATTGATAGCGAAACAGTAGAAAGAGAATTACAAACCCTAAATAAGGAGCTAACTACTATCCATCACGATATATCTGAGCTGAGAACTCTCCAAGAAAAAATAAATCAGCTGGTAACATCACCAGCTGATTTAATCACTGCTAAAACTTTTACAGAAAAACGCAATGTATTACTTAAACTCTCGTATCGTATTTTTGCCGTAAGACTTAATGATTCTTTCGAATTTTACCTTGAAAAATAA
- a CDS encoding porin, whose product MKKIITTALAAAMVLTTGAAFAAPVELDGQVKVQYRSNTADGDPDTQGGIYSFRLNAKTALSNNVDLFARFAAQSLSGDKIGPDFSKAKYGNSVAVIDQYGIIVKENDFQYKVGRQGLSISPTALLYSSEGYIGEDMVLFDGVVATGKSGVTSLQIVAGKSDKDTKDKVYSVHASYSPVKDWTVGGTIAKANPNAGSDRTFWGTDVQYTTGKASFVADYIKSDADTKNDALVLGVTYAFDDKNNLSAYSHRTDANADIYTDWDRGEKGAYYIYNHKFDKTTSLNLLYKSNSAIDTDADNTSFRAAVAYKF is encoded by the coding sequence ATGAAGAAAATAATTACTACTGCTCTTGCTGCCGCTATGGTTTTAACTACAGGAGCTGCCTTTGCCGCTCCTGTAGAACTTGATGGTCAAGTCAAAGTACAATACCGTTCTAATACTGCTGATGGTGATCCTGATACTCAAGGCGGCATATATAGTTTTCGCCTAAATGCCAAAACAGCCTTAAGCAATAATGTTGATTTGTTTGCCCGTTTTGCTGCACAATCTCTTAGCGGAGACAAAATTGGTCCGGATTTTTCCAAAGCTAAATATGGTAATAGCGTAGCTGTTATTGATCAATATGGAATTATCGTAAAGGAAAACGATTTTCAATATAAAGTAGGACGCCAGGGGCTTTCTATTAGCCCTACCGCTCTTTTATATAGTAGTGAAGGATATATTGGAGAAGATATGGTACTTTTTGATGGTGTAGTCGCTACTGGAAAATCTGGTGTAACTTCATTACAAATTGTTGCTGGTAAAAGTGATAAAGATACTAAAGATAAGGTTTATTCGGTTCATGCTTCTTATAGTCCTGTAAAAGATTGGACTGTAGGAGGTACCATTGCAAAGGCTAATCCTAATGCGGGTAGTGATAGAACTTTTTGGGGAACTGATGTCCAATATACTACTGGTAAAGCCAGCTTTGTAGCGGATTATATTAAATCTGATGCTGATACTAAAAATGATGCTCTCGTCCTTGGGGTAACATATGCCTTTGATGATAAAAATAACTTATCCGCTTATTCCCACAGAACTGATGCTAATGCAGATATTTATACTGATTGGGATCGTGGAGAAAAAGGTGCATACTATATTTATAACCACAAATTTGATAAAACCACTTCACTGAACTTATTATATAAAAGCAATTCTGCAATTGACACTGATGCTGATAATACTTCTTTCCGTGCTGCAGTTGCATATAAATTTTAA
- a CDS encoding YlmC/YmxH family sporulation protein yields the protein MKGITNCVSDLKLKEVINIVDGKRLGAITDIEIDVESGRLTAIVVPGNGRFLGLFGRSEDVVIPWDKINKIGFDVILVEATAFAEIKHLDK from the coding sequence ATGAAAGGCATTACCAATTGCGTATCAGATCTTAAACTTAAAGAAGTAATTAATATTGTTGATGGTAAAAGGTTAGGGGCGATTACAGATATTGAAATTGATGTGGAAAGTGGAAGATTAACAGCTATCGTAGTTCCGGGAAATGGCAGGTTTTTAGGCTTATTTGGCCGCAGCGAGGATGTTGTAATTCCTTGGGATAAAATTAATAAAATAGGGTTTGATGTTATTTTAGTAGAGGCTACTGCTTTTGCCGAAATCAAACACCTGGATAAATAA
- the nrdR gene encoding transcriptional regulator NrdR: MRCPFCGCVESRVIDSRAAEEGSTIRRRRECLECMRRFTTYEMIEQSPLMVIKKDGRRVIFEQSKLLNGIVRACEKRYIPINEIEALGERVERDIRNTMEREISTQQIGEIVMKHLKDLDQVAYVRFASVYRQFADINNFMEELQALMKNKQ; this comes from the coding sequence ATGCGTTGTCCATTTTGTGGTTGTGTAGAAAGTCGAGTGATTGATTCACGAGCAGCGGAAGAGGGGAGTACAATTCGGCGTAGGCGTGAGTGTTTGGAATGTATGCGCCGCTTTACTACATATGAAATGATCGAACAATCCCCCTTAATGGTAATAAAAAAAGATGGTCGTCGTGTAATCTTTGAACAGAGTAAATTATTAAATGGGATTGTAAGGGCTTGTGAGAAACGCTATATACCAATTAATGAAATAGAAGCTTTAGGAGAGCGGGTAGAGCGAGATATTCGCAATACGATGGAACGAGAAATCTCTACGCAACAAATTGGCGAAATTGTAATGAAACATTTAAAAGATCTTGACCAAGTAGCATATGTTCGATTTGCTTCAGTGTATAGGCAATTTGCAGATATTAATAATTTTATGGAAGAATTGCAAGCATTGATGAAAAATAAACAATAA
- the nrdD gene encoding anaerobic ribonucleoside-triphosphate reductase yields MKIKKRDGREVSFDENKITEAIFKAAKAVGGADKQLAMELTLDVLRFLKQEYNGGTFGVEEVQDAVEKILIEKGHAKTAKAYILYRDKRTRMRDGQSYLMDAVAEILVETNRENANISNSPSAKMLQIASAASKSYYLNRLLPEHMANAHIKGDIHIHDLDFYGTTLTCVQIPLGKLLKDGFNNGHGYIRPPKRPASAAALAAIILQSSQNDMHGGQSFAFFDSDMAPFMEGIKEEEVYQAMEAFIYNLNSMHSRAGAQVPFSSLNIGTDTTPAGRRVTKNLLLAYEKGLGHGENPIFPNIIFRVKEGINFNKKDPNYDLFKLAIRVASQRLNPTFSFMDASFNKPYGDQIGYMGCRTRVMSNKCGPEVTNGRGNLSFTTVNLPRLAIQAERNLMKFYQSLSDLIDLTCEQLFHRYQVQGKLRVKDMPFLMGQGLYLDSDKLAANDMIADVIKHGTLSVGFIGLAEALIALTGYHHGEGEESQILGEEIVAFMRNKVDKATDKYMLNYTLLATPAEGLAGRFVKMDCREYGLIPGVTDKDYYTNSFHIPVNYSISVYDKIKIEAIYHKYTNAGHISYVEFTAPPVNNLKAVEDVIRYMQQCDIGYAGINFPVDFCEGCGYLGVIGGDTCPVCSMSDIKRVRRITGYLSTIDRFNDAKHEELEQRVAHL; encoded by the coding sequence ATGAAAATTAAAAAGCGAGATGGACGTGAGGTCTCCTTTGATGAAAATAAAATTACGGAAGCTATTTTTAAAGCTGCTAAAGCTGTAGGTGGAGCGGATAAACAATTAGCAATGGAATTAACATTAGATGTCCTGCGCTTTTTAAAACAAGAATATAATGGAGGAACATTTGGTGTTGAAGAGGTCCAGGATGCTGTAGAAAAAATCTTAATTGAAAAAGGACATGCAAAAACGGCGAAAGCCTATATTTTGTATAGAGATAAACGAACTCGTATGCGCGATGGCCAATCCTATTTGATGGATGCTGTTGCAGAAATCTTAGTAGAAACCAATCGAGAAAATGCTAATATTTCTAATTCTCCTTCAGCCAAAATGCTGCAGATTGCCAGCGCTGCCAGTAAATCTTATTATTTGAATCGCTTACTTCCTGAACACATGGCTAATGCTCATATAAAAGGAGACATTCATATTCATGATTTAGACTTTTATGGAACAACATTAACTTGTGTACAAATTCCTCTTGGTAAATTATTAAAAGATGGTTTTAATAATGGGCATGGCTATATTCGGCCACCGAAGCGCCCAGCATCTGCAGCGGCTTTAGCTGCTATTATTTTGCAAAGTTCGCAAAATGATATGCATGGTGGTCAGTCTTTTGCTTTCTTTGATTCGGATATGGCTCCTTTTATGGAAGGCATTAAAGAAGAAGAGGTTTATCAGGCAATGGAAGCATTTATTTATAATCTCAATTCTATGCATAGCAGGGCAGGAGCACAAGTTCCATTTTCTAGTCTGAATATCGGTACAGATACGACACCAGCGGGACGTAGAGTAACAAAAAATCTTTTATTAGCATATGAGAAGGGGTTAGGCCATGGAGAGAACCCTATATTCCCCAATATTATTTTTCGTGTAAAAGAAGGTATTAACTTTAATAAGAAAGACCCTAATTATGATTTATTTAAGCTGGCAATCCGTGTAGCTTCTCAGCGCTTGAATCCTACTTTTAGTTTCATGGATGCTTCATTTAACAAACCTTATGGTGATCAAATTGGTTATATGGGATGCCGTACTAGAGTTATGTCTAATAAATGCGGACCGGAAGTAACGAATGGACGGGGAAATCTTAGTTTTACCACGGTCAATTTACCTAGGCTTGCGATTCAGGCAGAACGAAATTTAATGAAGTTTTATCAGAGCTTATCCGATCTCATTGATTTAACTTGTGAACAGTTGTTTCATCGTTATCAGGTGCAAGGGAAATTAAGAGTAAAAGATATGCCATTTTTAATGGGGCAAGGCTTATATTTGGATTCAGATAAATTAGCTGCAAATGACATGATTGCAGATGTGATCAAACATGGCACGTTATCAGTAGGCTTCATTGGCTTAGCTGAAGCTTTGATTGCCTTAACGGGCTATCATCATGGTGAAGGTGAGGAATCCCAAATATTGGGTGAGGAAATTGTGGCATTTATGCGCAACAAAGTTGATAAGGCTACGGATAAATACATGTTGAATTATACGTTGCTGGCAACACCGGCAGAAGGATTAGCAGGACGTTTTGTCAAAATGGATTGCCGTGAATATGGCTTGATCCCTGGTGTAACAGATAAAGATTATTATACTAACTCCTTTCATATTCCTGTCAATTATTCCATTAGTGTATATGATAAAATAAAAATAGAAGCGATTTATCATAAATATACAAATGCAGGTCATATTAGTTATGTGGAGTTTACAGCACCTCCTGTAAATAACCTCAAGGCAGTTGAAGATGTGATTCGTTACATGCAGCAATGTGATATTGGATATGCAGGTATTAATTTCCCCGTAGATTTTTGTGAAGGTTGTGGCTATCTCGGTGTAATTGGTGGGGATACATGCCCTGTATGTTCTATGTCTGACATCAAAAGAGTACGACGCATCACTGGTTATCTGAGTACCATTGATCGCTTTAATGACGCAAAGCATGAAGAATTAGAGCAGCGTGTAGCACATCTGTAA